One Dehalococcoidia bacterium genomic window carries:
- a CDS encoding methylenetetrahydrofolate reductase, whose amino-acid sequence MGDPLPPSGREATLAAGPLTLRDKLAAGRFLVSVEIDPPVGLDARRALRAAALMKEAGADAVNVGDSPTARVRMSPWALCLLIQREVGIETVMHYTTRDRNAMAIHSDMVGCHALGVRNILCLRGDPPELGGYKDVIGVWDVSAVGLIRILKLLNEGLDWTGRPIGRQASFLIGAACNPNADPLGPEIRLMRRKVEAGAHFFVSQNVFDPDRLERFLEQAAPFKRPIIVGILPLHSYEHAQRLHEEVPGMYIPEEVRERLRRAGPDAPQEGKAIAREVMELCRGRAAGVYLVPTYGNYELVAELVAEGKG is encoded by the coding sequence ATGGGTGACCCCCTGCCGCCCTCCGGGCGAGAGGCGACGCTGGCCGCTGGCCCTCTGACTCTGCGAGATAAGCTGGCCGCGGGGCGCTTCCTGGTCAGCGTGGAGATAGACCCTCCCGTGGGCCTGGACGCCCGCCGCGCCCTGCGGGCTGCCGCCCTCATGAAGGAGGCGGGGGCCGATGCCGTCAACGTAGGGGACTCCCCCACCGCCCGGGTGCGCATGAGTCCCTGGGCCCTATGCCTCCTCATCCAGCGGGAGGTGGGCATCGAAACGGTGATGCACTACACCACCCGCGACCGCAACGCCATGGCCATCCACTCGGACATGGTGGGCTGTCATGCCCTGGGGGTGCGAAACATCCTCTGCCTTCGGGGCGACCCGCCCGAGCTGGGCGGCTACAAGGACGTCATCGGCGTGTGGGACGTCTCGGCCGTGGGGCTGATCCGCATCCTCAAGCTGCTGAACGAGGGGCTGGACTGGACGGGGCGGCCCATCGGCCGCCAGGCCAGTTTCCTCATCGGCGCTGCCTGCAATCCCAACGCCGACCCGCTGGGGCCCGAGATACGGCTGATGCGGCGCAAGGTGGAGGCGGGCGCCCACTTCTTCGTCAGCCAGAACGTGTTCGACCCGGACCGCCTGGAGCGGTTCCTGGAGCAGGCGGCCCCCTTCAAGCGGCCCATCATCGTGGGCATACTCCCCCTGCACAGCTACGAGCACGCCCAGCGTCTCCACGAAGAGGTGCCGGGCATGTACATACCCGAAGAGGTACGGGAGAGGCTGCGGCGAGCGGGGCCCGATGCTCCGCAGGAGGGCAAGGCCATCGCCCGCGAAGTGATGGAGCTGTGCCGTGGCCGGGCGGCCGGGGTCTACCTGGTGCCCACCTACGGCAACTACGAACTCGTGGCCGAACTGGTGGCCGAAGGCAAGGGGTAG
- a CDS encoding pyrimidine dimer DNA glycosylase/endonuclease V has translation MRLWSLHPRYLDPQGLLALWREALLARAVLAGRTRGYRHHPQLERFRCSPDPLAALDTYLFHVRQEGLRRGYRFHAHDPSPGDLVLTVTTGQLAYEREHLRRKLAARAPDWARRLPEGLPEPHPLFRVVEGAMEPWEGP, from the coding sequence TTGCGCCTCTGGAGCCTCCACCCCCGTTACCTCGACCCGCAGGGGCTGCTGGCCCTGTGGCGGGAGGCCCTCCTGGCCCGCGCCGTTCTCGCCGGCCGCACCAGGGGCTACCGGCACCACCCCCAATTGGAGCGCTTCCGTTGCTCACCCGACCCGCTGGCTGCGCTGGACACCTACCTGTTTCACGTCCGCCAGGAGGGGTTGCGGCGGGGCTACCGCTTCCACGCCCACGATCCGTCCCCTGGCGACCTCGTTCTCACGGTGACCACGGGGCAGCTGGCCTACGAGCGGGAGCACCTGCGGCGGAAGCTGGCCGCCCGTGCGCCCGACTGGGCCCGCCGTCTGCCCGAAGGCCTCCCCGAGCCGCACCCTCTGTTCAGGGTGGTGGAGGGCGCAATGGAGCCGTGGGAGGGTCCTTAG
- a CDS encoding EVE domain-containing protein, with translation MAYWIVVGSEENFRIAQERGFDIFGFKSTRRRETSRMAPGDKLIFYLTGIMKFGGIATVTSTVFEDHTPLFRSKKAGEDYPFRVRVQPDILLSPEQYLDVKEIAPRMAYTKKWPPEHWRLAFQGNLHEIPEEDYQLIRREMETALTGAR, from the coding sequence ATGGCCTACTGGATCGTAGTCGGCTCCGAAGAGAACTTTCGCATCGCCCAGGAGCGGGGCTTCGACATCTTCGGGTTCAAGAGCACCCGCCGTCGCGAGACATCGCGCATGGCGCCCGGCGACAAGCTTATCTTCTACCTCACGGGCATCATGAAGTTCGGTGGCATCGCCACCGTCACCTCCACCGTCTTCGAGGACCACACTCCCCTTTTCCGCTCCAAGAAGGCGGGTGAGGACTACCCCTTCCGGGTGCGGGTGCAGCCCGACATCCTCCTGAGCCCCGAGCAGTACCTGGACGTGAAGGAGATAGCGCCCCGGATGGCCTACACCAAGAAGTGGCCCCCGGAGCACTGGCGGCTGGCCTTCCAGGGCAACCTGCACGAGATCCCGGAGGAGGACTACCAGCTCATCCGCCGGGAGATGGAGACGGCCCTCACAGGCGCCCGTTAG